From Glycine max cultivar Williams 82 chromosome 11, Glycine_max_v4.0, whole genome shotgun sequence, the proteins below share one genomic window:
- the LOC100817160 gene encoding uncharacterized protein produces MITIEDESEYNRDMSEENTLANSLISRNRTHDTMNSLLDSFEGDDDKKSWASFRECIAKVPEQVLRGTNAKPIWPVSSGRPSNADIPRYSYCTGVQTYVL; encoded by the exons atgatcaCCATTGAAGATGAAAGTGAATATAATAGAGACATGTCGGAGGAAAATACCTTAGCTAATTCCTTGATCTCAAGGAACAGGACTCATGACACAATGAATTCACTTTTGGATAGCTTTGAg ggtgatgatgacaaaaaaagTTGGGCCTCCTTCCGTGAATGCATTGCCAAGGTCCCTGAACAAGTGTTGAG GGGTACCAATGCTAAGCCAATATGGCCTGTTTCAAGTGGTCGGCCATCAAATGCTGATATCCCTAGATATAGTTATTGCACCGGAGTCCAGACCTATGTGTTGTGA
- the LOC100795313 gene encoding protein transport protein Sec61 subunit beta, with amino-acid sequence MARGASQSQSTASHATTRPGVMAPRGTAAATAGMRRRRLGGGTSSASVSGGSGAGGSNMLRFYTDDAPGLKISPTVVLVMSLCFIGFVTALHVFGKLYRYRSSGATV; translated from the coding sequence ATGGCGAGAGGCGCCTCCCAATCTCAATCCACAGCGTCCCATGCCACCACGCGACCGGGCGTGATGGCTCCTCGCGGCACCGCTGCCGCCACCGCCGGCATGCGCCGTCGTCGCCTCGGCGGAGGAACAAGCTCCGCCTCCGTCAGTGGAGGCTCCGGCGCCGGAGGAAGCAACATGCTGCGGTTCTATACTGACGACGCTCCAGGCCTCAAGATCTCCCCCACGGTGGTGCTCGTCATGAGCCTCTGCTTCATCGGCTTCGTCACCGCGCTCCACGTCTTCGGCAAGCTCTACCGCTATCGTTCCTCCGGCGCCACCGTTTGA